From the genome of Triticum aestivum cultivar Chinese Spring chromosome 3B, IWGSC CS RefSeq v2.1, whole genome shotgun sequence, one region includes:
- the LOC123067461 gene encoding NADH-ubiquinone oxidoreductase chain 4-like encodes MEAGAVAAGAGKRRRDRSMFEGSGYPLELRPTTTGQFRFGATPDSTIIIGVWGSRQRKIKAAYQFFLYTLLGSVFMLLAILLILLQTGTTDLQILLTTEFSERRQILLWIAFFASFAVKVPMVPVHIWLPEAHVEAPTAGSVILAGILLKLGTYGFLRFSIPMFPEATLCFTPFIYTLSAIAIIYTSLTTLRQIDLKKIIAYSSVAHMNLVTIGMFSPNIQGIGGSILLMLSHGLVSSALFLCVGVLYDRHKTRLVRYYGGLVSTMPNFSTIFFFFTLANMSLPGTSSFIGEFLILVGAFQRDSLVATLAPLGMILGAAYSLWLYNRVVSGNLKPDFLYKFSDLNGREVSIFLPFLVGGATIR; translated from the exons AAGGGAGTGGCTACCCACTGGAGCTTCGACCAACTACCACCGGTCAATTCCGCTTTGGGGCCACCCCTGACTCTACCATCATTATAGGGGTATGGGGTTCGAGACAAAGAAAGATCAAGGCAGCATATCAGTTTTTCCTATATACTTTACTGGGATCCGTTTTTATGCTATTAGCTATTCTGTTGATTCTTCTCCAAACAGGAACCACCGATTTACAAATTTTATTAACCACTGAATTTAGTGAGCGGCGCCAAATCCTTCTATGGATTGCTTTTTTCGCCTCTTTTGCCGTCAAAGTGCCTATGGTACCAGTTCATATTTGGTTACCCGAAGCCCATGTAGAGGCACCTACGGCTGGATCCGTCATCTTGGCTGGAATTCTTTTAAAATTGGGAACCTACGGGTTTTTAAGATTTTCCATACCCATGTTTCCCGAGGCGACACTTTGTTTCACTCCTTTCATTTATACTCTAAGCGCGATTGCTATAATATATACTTCCTTGACCACTTTAAGACAGATCGATCTTAAGAAGATCATTGCCTACTCCTCAGTAGCCCATATGAATTTGGTGACTATTGGTATGTTTAGTC CGAACATACAGGGAATTGGAGGTAGCATTTTACTTATGTTAAGTCATGGACTGGTTTCTTCAGCCCTTTTTCTATGTGTTGGTGTTCTATATGACCGACATAAGACTCGACTTGTTAGATATTATGGAGGTTTAGTGAGCACCATGCCGAATTTCTCTACCATTTTCTTCTTTTTCACTTTAGCCAATATGAGTTTACCCGGCACTAGCAGCTTTATCGGGGAATTTCTAATCTTAGTAGGAGCTTTCCAAAGAGATAGCTTAGTAGCCACATTAGCTCCGCTTGGGATGATTTTAGGCGCGGCGTATTCCCTGTGGCTATATAATCGTGTGGTTTCTGGAAATTTAAAACCCGATTTCCTTTATAAATTCTCCGATCTAAATGGCAGAGAAGTTTCCATATTTCTACCTTTTCTTGTTGGAGGGGCGACCATCCGTTGA